The Phycisphaerae bacterium DNA segment TTGAAGCGATCTATGAACGGATCGACGCTTTAGAGAAGTCCGACGTCGGGGGGCGGGCTGTTTTCTCGCATGAGGAACGGTATCGGCCCTTTTTGGGGGCGGCGCTGGCGCTTTTGGGCGTGGAGGTGTTGCTCGGGCTGACCTGGTTGAGGAGGTTGCCGTAGATGGGTGCGGAATTCTTCAACCTGAACCATCCGGAGGCCCTGCAATGGTTGTGGGCGTTGGTGCCGCCGGCGGTACTGTTCGGATTCGATCTGCGCCGTCGACAGAGGGCGGTGTCGTTGTTTGTGTCCAAGTCGCTGCTGGATGACGTGTGCCCGCGCCGTTCGATCGGACGGCCGATCGTGCGGTTTGCGGTCCTGTGCGTGGGTTTGGCGTGCCTGATTCTGGCCGCGGCGCAACCACGATGGGATCCCAGGCAAATCGAGATGCCGCAGCAGGGCCAGAACCTGCTCTTTTGTCTGGACGTCTCCAACAGTATGCGTGCCCGCGACGTCGATCCTTCGCGTCTGGAAGCGGCGAAGGCCGCGATTCGTTCGCTCATTGGGCAACTTCCTGCGGGCAATCAGGTGGGGCTGATGGCGTATGCGGGCACGAGCGAGTTGAAATGCCCGCTGACGCCGAATTATTCGCATCTCTTGTGGGTGTTACAGGATGTCACTTTCAACAGCGTTGACGAAGGCGGCACCAATCTGGGTGATGCGATCTATTCAGCCATTCGCAACGTTTTCGGTCTGGATCCGACCCAGGCCGTTGACGACAAAAAGAAGGCCTCCGCCACCCAGCCGTCGACGAAACTCAAGGTTGAGGAGCCGGACAGTCATCGTAACGCGAATGTTCTGGTGATTCTGACAGACGGCGAAAGTCACGAGGGCGACGCCAGAGAAA contains these protein-coding regions:
- a CDS encoding VWA domain-containing protein gives rise to the protein MGAEFFNLNHPEALQWLWALVPPAVLFGFDLRRRQRAVSLFVSKSLLDDVCPRRSIGRPIVRFAVLCVGLACLILAAAQPRWDPRQIEMPQQGQNLLFCLDVSNSMRARDVDPSRLEAAKAAIRSLIGQLPAGNQVGLMAYAGTSELKCPLTPNYSHLLWVLQDVTFNSVDEGGTNLGDAIYSAIRNVFGLDPTQAVDDKKKASATQPSTKLKVEEPDSHRNANVLVILTDGESHEGDAREMAALAHRLGVGIYIIGLGTAAGAPIPIEVDGKITTLKYKDQEVITKFDDASLRSIVADLPDRCGYLAAGASNVDLTDIYKNVIAKQGMQTKDVRITVWQEKFQLFVGIGVVLVVLSTLISEQRPVARAGVGR